A single Thiohalobacter thiocyanaticus DNA region contains:
- a CDS encoding zinc-finger domain-containing protein — protein sequence MTNPNTAADAGTDKYETPNASNRYEVTRDDLPLHCPLESMSLWNSHPRVYLPIEATGEAQCPYCGAHYVLKGRD from the coding sequence ATGACCAACCCCAACACCGCCGCCGACGCCGGCACCGATAAATACGAAACGCCCAACGCCAGCAACCGCTACGAGGTCACGCGCGACGACCTGCCGCTGCACTGTCCGCTGGAGTCCATGAGTCTGTGGAATTCCCATCCGCGGGTCTACCTGCCCATCGAGGCCACCGGCGAGGCGCAGTGTCCCTACTGCGGCGCCCATTACGTACTCAAGGGGCGGGACTGA
- a CDS encoding branched-chain amino acid transaminase — MSMADRDGVIWMDGELVPWREATTHVLTHTLHYGMGVFEGVRAYKADKGTAIFRLQDHTKRLFRSAHILKMHMPWSEDELNQAQLQVVRDNQLESAYIRPMCFYGSEGMGLRADNLQTHVMVAAWAWGAYLGEENMQKGIRIKTSSFTRHHVNITMCRAKANGNYMNSMLALNEALTDGYDEAMLLDAEGFVAEGSGENIFLVRDGVLYTPDLTSALEGITRDTILRLAAELGLAVREKRITRDEVYVADEAFFTGTAAEVTPIREVDNRAIGSGTRGPITEQLQNLYFDVVHGRHQVHPEWLTYI, encoded by the coding sequence ATGTCGATGGCCGATCGTGACGGCGTCATCTGGATGGACGGCGAACTGGTGCCCTGGCGCGAGGCCACCACCCATGTCCTGACCCACACTCTGCACTATGGCATGGGGGTGTTCGAGGGCGTGCGCGCCTACAAGGCGGACAAGGGCACGGCCATCTTCCGGCTGCAGGACCACACCAAACGCCTGTTCCGTTCGGCCCACATCCTCAAGATGCACATGCCCTGGAGCGAGGACGAACTGAATCAGGCCCAGCTGCAGGTGGTGCGCGACAACCAGCTGGAGTCGGCCTACATCCGGCCCATGTGCTTCTACGGCTCCGAGGGCATGGGCCTGCGCGCCGACAACCTGCAGACCCACGTCATGGTCGCGGCCTGGGCCTGGGGTGCGTACCTGGGCGAGGAGAACATGCAGAAGGGCATCCGCATCAAGACCTCATCCTTCACCCGCCATCATGTGAACATCACCATGTGCCGGGCCAAGGCCAACGGCAATTACATGAACTCCATGCTGGCGCTCAACGAGGCGCTGACCGACGGCTATGACGAGGCCATGCTGCTGGATGCCGAGGGCTTCGTCGCCGAGGGCAGCGGCGAGAACATCTTCCTGGTGCGCGACGGCGTGCTCTATACCCCGGACCTGACCTCGGCGCTGGAAGGCATCACCCGCGACACCATCCTGCGGCTGGCGGCCGAACTGGGGCTCGCCGTGCGCGAGAAGCGCATCACCCGCGACGAGGTGTATGTCGCCGACGAGGCCTTCTTCACCGGCACCGCCGCCGAGGTCACCCCGATCCGCGAAGTGGACAACCGGGCCATCGGCAGCGGCACCCGCGGGCCGATCACCGAACAGCTGCAGAACCTGTACTTCGATGTGGTGCACGGCCGTCACCAGGTGCATCCGGAGTGGCTGACCTACATATAG